The DNA region aaaaaaaaaaaaaaaagccaagtgtggCAGCAACAGTTTGTGGTAATTCCCCGGTGCTGAGGAGAGATTGGCAGACATCCTCGCCTGGCTGGTGatctccaggccaatgagagattccgtaccaaacaacaacagaacaaaccAAACTGAATGACCTCTGAGGAATGcacctgaagttgacctctggcctccacacgtgTACTAAACCAAGCACACACCTCCGCTTACACAGAAAAGAGTAACCTTCCGGCATCGGAGTGTGCAATGGCATGTCCCTGCAGTCTCAACTACGTGGAAGGATGAAGTAGGAGTACCCTGGGCaacataggggaaaaaaaaatatatatatatatgtgtgtatatatatatacatatatatattagctaagacctgagttcaagtcctagaTCCCACAGTAAAAGAGAGctgacttggggctggggatttagctcagtggtagagcgtttacctaggaagcgcaaggccctgggttcggtccccagctccgaaaaaaagaaccaaaaaaaaaaaaaaaaaaaaaaaaaaagagagctgacttgtgaaagttgtcctctaaccccCACACAAGCACTATAGCATATGcccaagttcacacacacacacacacacacacacacacacacacgaatgcatgcacacacacacacatttaaaaacagataaactatagggctggggagatagctcaggacttggtttgattcccagcacccatatgttgCTTcaaaaacatctgtaactccaattccagggtatCTCacatcctctctggcctctgtgggcacaagacatgcatatggtacacatactgtacgcaggcaaaacactcacataggAAATAAAAGTAGCCAGAGAGTGGTGGGGgatgtgcctttaattccagcactcgggaggcagaggtaggcagacaacctggtctacagagggagttccaggacagccagggctatctaTACCAAGAAAACcccattccaaaaaaaaaagaaaaaaagaaaaaaagaaaaagaaaaaaggaaaaagaaaagtaactaagtctttttaaaaaattaaattggggctggagagatggcttagcagttaagagcatccgaatactcttccagaggtcctgagttcaattcccagcaaccacatggtggctcacaaccatctgtaaagagatccgatgccctcttctggtgtatctgaagacagctacagtgtacttatatataataaatgaataaatcttttaaaaaaaattaaattgagggttggggagatggctcagcaattaagagcactgactgttcatacagaagacctgagttcaactcccatggtggctcacaaccaactgtaacccctgtttcttcttctgacttctatggacatgtggtacacagacatacacgccaGCAAAAACATTtgtacatgtaaaaataaaataaatcttaaattgaCCAAAGGAAACCACTGGTCATTGAAGTCCCTACCAAGGGCAGTTttgtggagagggagaggagccTAACTCAGGAGGATAGAAAAACTAGAGCTGGTAAAGCACTAGGCAGAGCAAGTGAATTaaaattgagggctggagagatggctcagcggttaagagcactgactgaacAGAGCAACGAACATATGTCTGAACAGAGCAACGacatactcattttttttttcttttttcttttttttttttttcggagctggggaccgaacccagggccttgcgcttgctaggcaagagttctaccactgagctaaatccccaaccccctcatatttttttaaagatttatttatttatttaatgtatatgaatacaccaagctgtcctcagacacaccagaagagggcatcagaccccattacagatggttgtgagccaccatgtggttgctgggaattgaactcaggacctctggaagagcagtcagtgctcttaaccgctgagccatctctccagcccgacgtactcatatacataaaataataaagttttttttttttaagaaaagttgAAAAAAACAGTGGCACAGGTCTGTGATTccaacatggaggcaggagggcaggaggatAAGGAATTTGAGGCCACTCtggactatataaagaaactttgtctcaaaaagatttttttttgtttgtttgtttgtttgttttttccggagctggggaccgaacccagggccttgcttgcgcatgctaggcaagcgctctaccactgagctaaatccccaaccccaaaaagatgtttttttgtttttttttttggttctttttttcggagctggggaccaaacccagggccttgtgcttcctaggtaagcgctctaccactgagctaaatccccagccccaaaagatgttttttttaaatgggaataTAATAAACTGACAAATCTTAAAGACACTGGCtcagtaaatcttttttttttttttctcggagctggggaccgaacccagggccttgtgcttcctaggtaagggctctaccactgagctaaatccccagccccctggctCAGTAAATCTTAGTCTGCATATCAAGCTATGAGTGTCTCATAacacctcctcctttcctctcagaAGAGTCCTTGGTCTCCTGCGGTTGACATCCCCACCAGTAGTCCTCAGTTTTATTTCATCTACCAAGGATTCTTTTGTCCGCTGAATGCATACAACTTTTGATTTTCCTGGTGGTGGGGCTTAGATTTTACAGGCAGATAAAGTTCTAATTGTAGGAGGAGGCAGCTGGAATGCAGACTCTGCAGGGAAGCAGGGCTAATTTTCCTGGGCACTGGCTTTGCTCTGTCTGCAAGGACAATGTGACCGGTTTCACCATCTGTAGCCCGGGCCTCCTCCCCTTGTATCCCCCTTAGGGTTGTGGTAATGAATGGAAGAATTCACTGGAAACAGAGGAAGATGGGATTTTCCAGCAGCTCCTGGAGCCTGCCAGGCATCTAAATGCTCTGTCCCAGGGTGGGTGGAGTCAGAGCTGGAGTCTGGGAAGCCACCTGATTGCTGTGTTTAAGCAACTAACCAGGCAACAGAGTTAGCCTGAGTTAGCCTGAGAAACCGCTTCCTCCACCATTCTTCAGGCTACCATGATGATGCTCAGGCTCCTGGAGTTTCTTTTTGCTTTACTTATCCCTGGTAAGGaggaggcaggtgtgtgtgtgtgtgtgtgtgtgtgtgtgtgtgtgtgtgtgtgtgtgtgtgttggggggatcCAGTTTGCCAGTGAAGTTCTGACCTTTAGATAAACTAATGTGAGGGGCAGAGACTGAGGAACCCCTCACCCGTGTTCCTTCTCTTGGCTGTTTCCTCAGTCGTGCTCTTCATCTCTCTTCACCTGTCCAGTGTCGGCTgtgggagacagggaaggacttTGGCGGCTTGGCCTCCAGATGTGCTCAGGCCCTGAAGAAAAATGCTATTGCTATGTTTCTAAATGTGGTTTTCTCCTAGTCTTCCCCAGCCTGCCCTGGTCCACAGATATCCTTGAGAGCAAAGGCCCTGGTACCGTCCTTCAGACTTTCCTCTTCAACTGTTCCTCCTACATGCCTACCCTGGAGTTACTCAGTGTGAAACCACCCACCAGCTTCTTCAACAAACCCAGCCTGCAGGGGCAAAAGGGACTCTACCGGGGGAAGGTAAGGCTGTGGATACAACTAGGGATTGAGGAGACCAAGGCCTGAAGTGGTACAAGAAACAGCAAGCCTAGGCCCTACGCCAATCCACCAATCGTCAATCCACCACAGGTGACCTTAAGTAGCTCCGCTCGGCTGGATGCCCTTGCAGTAAACTACTATGAGCTGCAACTGCGGTACACATGCGGTAACTTTGTGGTAGACGGATCATTCTTTGTTCATGTGCTGCGGGACCCTGGGCGTATCCATTGTACTGGTGCATTTGCCAGCCCAGGTGAGGCTAGGGGCACCGGGTTGGGAGAGGAAGGGCATGTCCTCCAACAGAGCCTCCCTGACCTCATCTCTGGACAGCTGGGGAATTCATTTACGTGCCAGAGACAGTCACACCTGGGGCCCTGCTGTACACTCTGTTGCTGCCTGGCCTAGGAGGCCAGAGAGCCCAGGTAAGCTCCAGGGCGGTGAGTGACAGGATGTGGgaggagggcacagagagagaaagctcTGCTCCAGGCCAGGCACAGCCTCTAAAGACTCTGAGGTAGTCAGCTGAAACCTCTCTATGATACATGTTCCTGGGTAGAGTCACTAGGGCTGCCTACCCTCCCAGTGACAACCGCAGTTTCCCATAGGGACTAAAATCTTCTTATGGGTTCTATATATTCCAAGTTCTCCATGaccacatttaaaaaattttttaatatttatttactttacatatatgagtacactgtagctgtcttcagccatACCAGAAGAGTGtgttagatcccattacagatggttacagatggttgtgagccaccattggttgctgggatttgaactcaggacctctggaagagcagtcagtgctcttaaccactgagccatctctctagccccaaagaccactttaaaaaaaaccccacggggctggggatttagctcagtggtagagcgcttacctaggaagcgcaaggccctgggttcggtccccagctccgaaaaaaagaaccaaaaaaaaaaaaaaaaaaaaaaaaaaaaaacccacactttTGTAATGCTAGGAAGACTGgtgttcctctttcccacccTACCCCTTGTTTATTGGGAGTATGTGTATATAGGTATACATATGCTATGTCATGCATATGGAGGTCTGAggtgttggttctctccttccacctctacCACATGGGTTCCTCGGGTCAAACTCAGGCTGTTCTGGGAGCAAAGGCCTGAGTCAACTCACAGGTTTTCCTCGCTGTTGTTTCCTTGTTTATCTTTGAGACATCGAGGGTTACATAGATTCtgcttacaaaaacaaaacaagcaaacaaacaaaaaaagagtaacctccttacccccaaggatatttatgtttgttttagcAGAGTTGAGGATGGGAGCCAGGGATCACAGTGGAAGGCAGGGGGTCTAGGTTAGGACAACAGCCAGTGGTGGGGTGCAGAACTGTTAGACATAAGCAGCAGCCTCTTGGGTTATTTACTGAAGGATGTTGACAGGCATACTTGGGATGCTGGGGACTGGAAGGGACATATCTCTGTCCTGTCAGATGAACATCACCAGTGCCCAAGACCCTCCAGTCTTCCCCGGGCCTTTCTCCATCGATGAGCATGGGCTGCTGCGGGCACCATCCCAGGGCCTCAGAGGCCAGGCTCAAAAGGTAAGCATGGCTTTGGACCTGGGGATAGCTATGATTGGGTAGAACCACCATCTTTGGAGAAATTATTTGTTCTTTACTATCTTGACCGATAAGCTTGTCTCAGACCACTTGCTTCCCTGTGCTGTCTTCTTGGCTCAGCTTTATTCTATGCTGAGATCTGCAGGTCATGAAAGAGGGCAGGCCTGTGGTTTTGGGACCTCACAGATCCTCTGACATATTTATGTCAGTCGAACTTGGAGGTAATGAAGCCAGTGAGGAGGAAGTTCCCTCTATAAAATAGTCCTTTCTACCATTCCCTGGTTCCATGCACagcaccacaaaaacaaacaaacacccttcCGTCCTCTTAGTAACTGCCTATTAGAAATTCTAACCTAATAATTCACACTGTGAATGACTCAGAAGAGTTGGTGGCCCAGAATAATGGGGTTCAAAGGGATCCTTATCAACGGAGTGGTGGTAAGTCACAGTTCCTTGTGGAGGTCCTGAGGAGGACTGCCTATTTGAAGGGAGGACTAGCAATGGATATAGCGGTGGACACGTAATATGATTTCCTTCCTGTCCTGTATATTCTGACAGACCTTCCAGCTGCAGATTTTAGTGTCCTTAGGAAAAAGCCAACGCTGCAAAGGGATGCTGACAGTGAAGGTTTTGCCTGCACCCCCCAGCCATGTCTCCTTCCTGTAAGGCTCCCTTATCCTGGCAGGGAACGGCGGAGGGTTCTGCATGCGCCCTCGGCTCTCAGGGAAATAGTTGGGGTAGGCTGCAGGGCTGCTGAACCATCCTAGCTCCTATAGGAAGGGAGCCCTTGGGAGGGGCCTGGGGACTCCGCTGGGTTGAACAGGAGCAAGCAGGAGCTGAGTTTCCACTTTGGGTTCAGAAAGAAGGCCCAGAGTATCACCATCGCAGAGGATCTGGTTCCCGGGAGCGAGGTGGTTCAGGTCCAAGCTAGGGGACTCAACTTACTGTATGAAATCATCTCCCCACGGCCCAGTCCACTCTACTCGATTGGACAAGGTGAGGGAAGGAGTGGGGCAGGTACCAGAGATGGGAAAATGGAGAGGCACAGATGTGAGTCTTTCCTGAAAGTTTGGATTGGGAGCCCTGAtcttagaggaagaggcagaaatggCCGGGATGAGTTGGTGGAGAGCCGGACTGAGCTGGGGCGGGACAGAGCTTTGTTTCTTACACCTTCTCTACACTCTCAGCTGATGGGGTAGTGCGGACCACCGCACCCCTGGATTTGGTTCGTGTTCAGGGCGCGGTGGTCACAAAACTGCAGGTGAAGGCCTTTGAGAGGCTCCGGCCTTGGGCCAGTGCCGTGTCCGATCTCACGGTTATCGTGCGCGCGGTAAACCAGAGGCCCCCACGCTGCCATCCAGCGCTACTGGTGTGAGTACCCGGAAGCCATGCCGGGGCTGGTTGGGGTAAAATCCCCTGGCCCATCAttggttcagactcttgtcttgccCTCGGCCCTCCGCTCCCAGGACTCAAATTCCAGAGACTGCCCTTGAGGGCACTGTGCTAGACACGCTCACGTGTGTTGACCCAGACTCTGCAGGCGCCCCCCTCGACTACCAGCTGCGGTTCCACAGCCCTCCCGACTCTGCCAGCCTCCGTCTTCGTGGCAGAACCCTTGAGGTGCCCAACACACACTCCTAGACTCCCATGCAGACAAGGTGGGAGGGCCAAGGTTTGTTGGCATTGAGATCATGGAGGCGGGGGTGAGAAAAAGGTTGGTGAGACAGGCTTCAGACTGGAAAACTGTGTCAAGGTAGGCTATACGCGGACACCCTGGTTTGAGGCATCCTGGCATGCCTGGTCCTGGCTTCACCTACTCTCTGGTCCCCTTGGCTAGGTGAACGCTACACTGGACTGTGACGCTCCTGGGGCTTGCTTCCAGCATTTAGCTTCCATCCTGGTGTCCGATGGCGGTCAACCCCAGATGACCGGTGAGTGGCCATTCTTAGGCCTGAACATTCAGAACAAGGCTATTTTGTCCACTTCCATCCCATCCCCAAGACATAGACAACTTTTTCCCCCTCAAAAGCTGGAAGGTCAGGATTGTCTCAATTTAAGAACCCTAggatagggctggggagatggctcagtggttaagagcactgactgctcttgcagaggtcctgagttcaattcccagcaaccacatggtggctcacaaccatctgtaacaggatctgatgccctcttctggtgtgtctgaataaagtgataaataaatctttaaaaaaaaaaaaggtagaaagaaCCCTAGGATATCTGTCTTGAGACTG from Rattus norvegicus strain BN/NHsdMcwi chromosome 8, GRCr8, whole genome shotgun sequence includes:
- the Cdhr4 gene encoding cadherin-related family member 4 isoform X3, with product MMMLRLLEFLFALLIPVFPSLPWSTDILESKGPGTVLQTFLFNCSSYMPTLELLSVKPPTSFFNKPSLQGQKGLYRGKVTLSSSARLDALAVNYYELQLRYTCGNFVVDGSFFVHVLRDPGRIHCTGAFASPAGEFIYVPETVTPGALLYTLLLPGLGGQRAQMNITSAQDPPVFPGPFSIDEHGLLRAPSQGLRGQAQKTFQLQILVSLGKSQRCKGMLTVKVLPAPPSHVSFLRPRVSPSQRIWFPGARWFRSKLGDSTYCMKSSPHGPVHSTRLDKGAVVTKLQVKAFERLRPWASAVSDLTVIVRAVNQRPPRCHPALLVTQIPETALEGTVLDTLTCVDPDSAGAPLDYQLRFHSPPDSASLRLRGRTLEVNATLDCDAPGACFQHLASILVSDGGQPQMTGQVWVPQVISLTAKWSPAEVPVLVMVTPVNEFSPSCMPHTFRVREDAGPYTLLGSIVGTDVDHPRNSLEYHISGGLSTFAVDRLSGELHLLGPLDYEQQRLYRIVILLIDHSQDWDLNSHRSGSCTITIEVEDVNDHAPECEPPFQELTIYTALGRSMEVTKVSCWIPQEPQRLTLSYSIMGGNSQSRFRLQGTILVYNDTVLGPPWPEPPSTHELLIHVADMGPSTPHLSTTATIIVHLVPWKASTVATSTHQSTVSSTMTPLIVTDVEAFWKPEPWFVVVLTATGAVLLLALGWLLGRILRRLAQSLQAPSKPARAQLLNSIQGSRGSIERQMEAPSMEMSKQHFDGRAQDVCNFSEAPVVPDDDPDLVLSQLFGEGKGDGGKGRAPLIFQLHQ
- the Cdhr4 gene encoding cadherin-related family member 4 isoform X17 is translated as MMMLRLLEFLFALLIPVFPSLPWSTDILESKGPGTVLQTFLFNCSSYMPTLELLSVKPPTSFFNKPSLQGQKGLYRGKVTLSSSARLDALAVNYYELQLRYTCGNFVVDGSFFVHVLRDPGRIHCTGAFASPAGEFIYVPETVTPGALLYTLLLPGLGGQRAQMNITSAQDPPVFPGPFSIDEHGLLRAPSQGLRGQAQKTFQLQILVSLGKSQRCKGMLTVKVLPAPPSHVSFLKKAQSITIAEDLVPGSEVVQVQARGLNLLYEIISPRPSPLYSIGQADGVVRTTAPLDLVRVQGAVVTKLQVKAFERLRPWASAVSDLTVIVRAVNQRPPRCHPALLVTQIPETALEGTVLDTLTCVDPDSAGAPLDYQLRFHSPPDSASLRLRGRTLEVNATLDCDAPGACFQHLASILVSDGGQPQMTGQVWVPQVISLTAKWSPAEVPVLVMVTPVNEFSPSCMPHTFRVREDAGPYTLLGSIVGTDVDHPRNSLEYHISGGLSTFAVDRLSGELHLLGPLDYEQQRLYRIVILLIDHSQDWDLNSHRSGSCTITIEVEGIARADLDSKGPSWCTMTLCWGPRGQSRPPLMSY
- the Cdhr4 gene encoding cadherin-related family member 4 isoform X19; this encodes MMMLRLLEFLFALLIPVFPSLPWSTDILESKGPGTVLQTFLFNCSSYMPTLELLSVKPPTSFFNKPSLQGQKGLYRGKVTLSSSARLDALAVNYYELQLRYTCGNFVVDGSFFVHVLRDPGRIHCTGAFASPAGEFIYVPETVTPGALLYTLLLPGLGGQRAQMNITSAQDPPVFPGPFSIDEHGLLRAPSQGLRGQAQKTFQLQILVSLGKSQRCKGMLTVKVLPAPPSHVSFLKKAQSITIAEDLVPGSEVVQVQARGLNLLYEIISPRPSPLYSIGQADGVVRTTAPLDLVRVQGAVVTKLQVKAFERLRPWASAVSDLTVIVRAVNQRPPRCHPALLVTQIPETALEGTVLDTLTCVDPDSAGAPLDYQLRFHSPPDSASLRLRGRTLEVNATLDCDAPGACFQHLASILVSDGGQPQMTASSTTSLEDSPPLLWIA
- the Cdhr4 gene encoding cadherin-related family member 4 isoform X4, which gives rise to MMMLRLLEFLFALLIPVFPSLPWSTDILESKGPGTVLQTFLFNCSSYMPTLELLSVKPPTSFFNKPSLQGQKGLYRGKVTLSSSARLDALAVNYYELQLRYTCGNFVVDGSFFVHVLRDPGRIHCTGAFASPAGEFIYVPETVTPGALLYTLLLPGLGGQRAQMNITSAQDPPVFPGPFSIDEHGLLRAPSQGLRGQAQKTFQLQILVSLGKSQRCKGMLTVKVLPAPPSHVSFLKKAQSITIAEDLVPGSEVVQVQARGLNLLYEIISPRPSPLYSIGQADGVVRTTAPLDLVRVQGAVVTKLQVKAFERLRPWASAVSDLTVIVRAVNQRPPRCHPALLVTQIPETALEGTVLDTLTCVDPDSAGAPLDYQLRFHSPPDSASLRLRGRTLEVNATLDCDAPGACFQHLASILVSDGGQPQMTGQVWVPQVISLTAKWSPAEVPVLVMVTPVNEFSPSCMPHTFRVREDAGPYTLLGSIVGTDVDHPRNSLEYHISGGLSTFAVDRLSGELHLLGPLDYEQQRLYRIVILLIDHSQDWDLNSHRSGSCTITIEVEDVNDHAPECEPPFQELTIYTALGRSMEVTKVSCWIPQEPQRLTLSYSIMGGNSQSRFRLQGTILVYNDTVLGPPWPEPPSTHELLIHVADMGPSTPHLSTTATIIVHLVPWKASTVATSTHQSTVSSTMTPLIVTDVEAFWKPEPWFVVVLTATGAVLLLALGWLLGRILRRLAQSLQAPSKPARAQLLNSIQGSRGSIERQMEAPSMEMSKQHFDGRAQDVCTGRDYLFSTLTGARRWL
- the Cdhr4 gene encoding cadherin-related family member 4 isoform X9 — protein: MMMLRLLEFLFALLIPVFPSLPWSTDILESKGPGTVLQTFLFNCSSYMPTLELLSVKPPTSFFNKPSLQGQKGLYRGKVTLSSSARLDALAVNYYELQLRYTCGNFVVDGSFFVHVLRDPGRIHCTGAFASPAGEFIYVPETVTPGALLYTLLLPGLGGQRAQMNITSAQDPPVFPGPFSIDEHGLLRAPSQGLRGQAQKTFQLQILVSLGKSQRCKGMLTVKVLPAPPSHVSFLKKAQSITIAEDLVPGSEVVQVQARGLNLLYEIISPRPSPLYSIGQADGVVRTTAPLDLVRVQGAVVTKLQVKAFERLRPWASAVSDLTVIVRAVNQRPPRCHPALLVTQIPETALEGTVLDTLTCVDPDSAGAPLDYQLRFHSPPDSASLRLRGRTLEVNATLDCDAPGACFQHLASILVSDGGQPQMTGQVWVPQVISLTAKWSPAEVPVLVMVTPVNEFSPSCMPHTFRVREDAGPYTLLGSIVGTDVDHPRNSLEYHISGGLSTFAVDRLSGELHLLGPLDYEQQRLYRIVILLIDHSQDWDLNSHRSGSCTITIEVEDVNDHAPECEPPFQELTIYTALGRSMEVTKVSCWIPQEPQRLTLSYSIMGGNSQSRFRLQGTILVYNDTVLGPPWPEPPSTHELLIHVADMGPSTPHLSTTATIIVHLVPWKASTVATSTHQSTVSSTMTPLIVTDVEAFWKPEPWFVVVLTATGAVLLLALGWLLGRILRRLAQSLQAPSKPARAQLLNSNILMAEPKMSDRTIS
- the Cdhr4 gene encoding cadherin-related family member 4 isoform X1, which produces MMMLRLLEFLFALLIPVFPSLPWSTDILESKGPGTVLQTFLFNCSSYMPTLELLSVKPPTSFFNKPSLQGQKGLYRGKVTLSSSARLDALAVNYYELQLRYTCGNFVVDGSFFVHVLRDPGRIHCTGAFASPAGEFIYVPETVTPGALLYTLLLPGLGGQRAQMNITSAQDPPVFPGPFSIDEHGLLRAPSQGLRGQAQKTFQLQILVSLGKSQRCKGMLTVKVLPAPPSHVSFLKKAQSITIAEDLVPGSEVVQVQARGLNLLYEIISPRPSPLYSIGQADGVVRTTAPLDLVRVQGAVVTKLQVKAFERLRPWASAVSDLTVIVRAVNQRPPRCHPALLVTQIPETALEGTVLDTLTCVDPDSAGAPLDYQLRFHSPPDSASLRLRGRTLEVNATLDCDAPGACFQHLASILVSDGGQPQMTGQVWVPQVISLTAKWSPAEVPVLVMVTPVNEFSPSCMPHTFRVREDAGPYTLLGSIVGTDVDHPRNSLEYHISGGLSTFAVDRLSGELHLLGPLDYEQQRLYRIVILLIDHSQDWDLNSHRSGSCTITIEVEDVNDHAPECEPPFQELTIYTALGRSMEVTKVSCWIPQEPQRLTLSYSIMGGNSQSRFRLQGTILVYNDTVLGPPWPEPPSTHELLIHVADMGPSTPHLSTTATIIVHLVPWKASTVATSTHQSTVSSTMTPLIVTDVEAFWKPEPWFVVVLTATGAVLLLALGWLLGRILRRLAQSLQAPSKPARAQLLNSIQGSRGSIERQMEAPSMEMSKQHFDGRAQDVCNFSEAPVVPDDDPDLVLSQLFGEGKGDGGKGRAPLIFQLHQ
- the Cdhr4 gene encoding cadherin-related family member 4 isoform X13; the encoded protein is MMMLRLLEFLFALLIPVFPSLPWSTDILESKGPGTVLQTFLFNCSSYMPTLELLSVKPPTSFFNKPSLQGQKGLYRGKVTLSSSARLDALAVNYYELQLRYTCGNFVVDGSFFVHVLRDPGRIHCTGAFASPAGEFIYVPETVTPGALLYTLLLPGLGGQRAQMNITSAQDPPVFPGPFSIDEHGLLRAPSQGLRGQAQKTFQLQILVSLGKSQRCKGMLTVKVLPAPPSHVSFLKKAQSITIAEDLVPGSEVVQVQARGLNLLYEIISPRPSPLYSIGQADGVVRTTAPLDLVRVQGAVVTKLQVKAFERLRPWASAVSDLTVIVRAVNQRPPRCHPALLVTQIPETALEGTVLDTLTCVDPDSAGAPLDYQLRFHSPPDSASLRLRGRTLEVNATLDCDAPGACFQHLASILVSDGGQPQMTGQVWVPQVISLTAKWSPAEVPVLVMVTPVNEFSPSCMPHTFRVREDAGPYTLLGSIVGTDVDHPRNSLEYHISGGLSTFAVDRLSGELHLLGPLDYEQQRLYRIVILLIDHSQDWDLNSHRSGSCTITIEVEDVNDHAPECEPPFQELTIYTALGRSMEVTKVSCWIPQEPQRLTLSYSIMGGNSQSRFRLQGTILVYNDTVLGPPWPEPPSTHELLIHVADMGPSTPHLSTTATIIVHLVPWKASTVATSTHQSTVSSTMTPLIVTDVEAFWKPEPWFVVVLTATGAVLLLALGWLLGRILRSNILMAEPKMSDRTIS
- the Cdhr4 gene encoding cadherin-related family member 4 isoform X7, giving the protein MMMLRLLEFLFALLIPVFPSLPWSTDILESKGPGTVLQTFLFNCSSYMPTLELLSVKPPTSFFNKPSLQGQKGLYRGKVTLSSSARLDALAVNYYELQLRYTCGNFVVDGSFFVHVLRDPGRIHCTGAFASPAGEFIYVPETVTPGALLYTLLLPGLGGQRAQMNITSAQDPPVFPGPFSIDEHGLLRAPSQGLRGQAQKTFQLQILVSLGKSQRCKGMLTVKVLPAPPSHVSFLKKAQSITIAEDLVPGSEVVQVQARGLNLLYEIISPRPSPLYSIGQADGVVRTTAPLDLVRVQGAVVTKLQVKAFERLRPWASAVSDLTVIVRAVNQRPPRCHPALLVTQIPETALEGTVLDTLTCVDPDSAGAPLDYQLRFHSPPDSASLRLRGRTLEVNATLDCDAPGACFQHLASILVSDGGQPQMTGQVWVPQVISLTAKWSPAEVPVLVMVTPVNEFSPSCMPHTFRVREDAGPYTLLGSIVGTDVDHPRNSLEYHISGGLSTFAVDRLSGELHLLGPLDYEQQRLYRIVILLIDHSQDWDLNSHRSGSCTITIEVEDVNDHAPECEPPFQELTIYTALGRSMEVTKVSCWIPQEPQRLTLSYSIMGGNSQSRFRLQGTILVYNDTVLGPPWPEPPSTHELLIHVADMGPSTPHLSTTATIIVHLVPWKASTVATSTHQSTVSSTMTPLIVTDVEAFWKPEPWFVVVLTATGAVLLLALGWLLGRILRRLAQSLQAPSKPARAQLLNSNILMAEPKMSVRGEITCSAHSREPGVGCEAK
- the Cdhr4 gene encoding cadherin-related family member 4 isoform X12, which codes for MMMLRLLEFLFALLIPVFPSLPWSTDILESKGPGTVLQTFLFNCSSYMPTLELLSVKPPTSFFNKPSLQGQKGLYRGKVTLSSSARLDALAVNYYELQLRYTCGNFVVDGSFFVHVLRDPGRIHCTGAFASPAGEFIYVPETVTPGALLYTLLLPGLGGQRAQMNITSAQDPPVFPGPFSIDEHGLLRAPSQGLRGQAQKTFQLQILVSLGKSQRCKGMLTVKVLPAPPSHVSFLKKAQSITIAEDLVPGSEVVQVQARGLNLLYEIISPRPSPLYSIGQADGVVRTTAPLDLVRVQGAVVTKLQVKAFERLRPWASAVSDLTVIVRAVNQRPPRCHPALLVTQIPETALEGTVLDTLTCVDPDSAGAPLDYQLRFHSPPDSASLRLRGRTLEVNATLDCDAPGACFQHLASILVSDGGQPQMTGQVWVPQVISLTAKWSPAEVPVLVMVTPVNEFSPSCMPHTFRVREDAGPYTLLGSIVGTDVDHPRNSLEYHISGGLSTFAVDRLSGELHLLGPLDYEQQRLYRIVILLIDHSQDWDLNSHRSGSCTITIEVEDVNDHAPECEPPFQELTIYTALGRSMEVTKVSCWIPQEPQRLTLSYSIMGGNSQSRFRLQGTILVYNDTVLGPPWPEPPSTHELLIHVADMGPSTPHLSTTATIIVHLVPWKASTVATSTHQSTVSSTMTPLIVTDVEAFWKPEPWFVVVLTATGAVLLLALGWLLGRILRSNILMAEPKMSATFLKHQLCQMTTQT